Proteins from a single region of Oscillatoria salina IIICB1:
- a CDS encoding NADH-quinone oxidoreductase subunit M: protein MLSVLLWLPILGAIIVGILPQKMPLDRLRQVAAAFAIAIFGWTIFLLTQFDLNTPGLQFSEYLNWAEPIGLSYSLGVDGLSLPLIALGGFLTWIAIYSKGDKLERPRLYYALVLLVYAGIAGALMAQNLLLFVLFYELELIPFYLLIGIWGGEKRGYAAIKFLLYTAVSGLLVLAAFLGITFLSESTSFDYETITTQGLGLKTQLILLTALLIGFGIKIPLVPLHTWMPDAYVESSPAVAILMGGILAKLGTYGLIRFGLQLFPDTWYLVAPGLAVIGTVSVIYGALSAIAQKDIKRMVAYSSIGHMGYILVAAAAGTELSILGAVAQMISHGLILALLFHLVGIVERKTGTRELNVLNGLMNPIRGLPLTSALLISAGMASAGIPGLVGFAAEFIVFQGSFSRFPLPTLLCIIASGLTAVYFVILLNRTCFGKLDNDLAYYGKTGWSERIPALILTVTIFALGIQPNWLVRWIEPTTNRLVAAINTNVQVATSKPINSHFLNFPKNEEVKALAREKAG from the coding sequence ATGCTCAGTGTCTTACTTTGGTTGCCCATTTTGGGGGCAATAATTGTCGGGATATTACCGCAAAAAATGCCGCTCGATCGTTTACGTCAAGTAGCAGCCGCTTTCGCGATCGCTATTTTCGGTTGGACGATTTTCCTCTTAACCCAGTTCGATCTCAACACTCCCGGATTACAATTTAGTGAATATCTCAATTGGGCAGAACCGATTGGTTTAAGCTACAGCTTAGGCGTTGATGGTTTATCTTTACCCTTAATAGCTTTAGGTGGTTTTCTCACCTGGATCGCAATTTATAGCAAAGGCGATAAACTAGAACGTCCTCGACTTTATTATGCGTTAGTTCTGCTCGTATATGCAGGAATTGCTGGCGCATTAATGGCGCAAAATCTGTTGCTTTTCGTCCTCTTTTATGAATTAGAACTGATTCCCTTTTACCTTTTAATCGGTATTTGGGGAGGAGAAAAGCGCGGCTATGCAGCCATCAAATTTTTACTTTATACAGCAGTTTCAGGACTTTTAGTCTTAGCTGCTTTCTTGGGAATCACTTTTCTCAGCGAGTCTACCAGCTTCGACTACGAGACAATCACTACCCAAGGATTAGGGTTAAAAACCCAATTAATTTTACTAACAGCATTACTAATTGGTTTTGGCATTAAAATTCCCTTAGTTCCTTTACATACTTGGATGCCAGATGCTTATGTAGAATCTTCACCAGCAGTAGCAATTTTAATGGGAGGAATTCTGGCAAAATTAGGAACTTACGGCTTAATTCGCTTCGGTTTACAACTATTTCCCGACACTTGGTACTTAGTTGCACCCGGATTAGCCGTTATCGGGACAGTTAGCGTCATTTACGGTGCGTTAAGCGCGATCGCGCAAAAAGATATCAAGCGCATGGTAGCATACAGCTCCATCGGTCACATGGGCTATATTTTAGTCGCGGCGGCTGCGGGAACCGAGCTCAGCATTTTGGGTGCAGTAGCGCAAATGATTAGTCACGGACTAATTTTAGCTTTACTATTTCATTTAGTAGGAATTGTTGAACGCAAAACTGGTACTCGCGAGTTAAACGTTCTCAATGGTTTAATGAATCCAATTCGCGGCTTACCTTTAACTAGCGCTTTGTTAATTAGTGCAGGAATGGCAAGTGCTGGTATTCCTGGATTAGTCGGTTTTGCGGCTGAATTTATTGTTTTCCAAGGTAGTTTCTCCCGCTTTCCTCTACCAACTTTACTCTGTATTATTGCCTCTGGATTGACAGCAGTTTATTTTGTAATTCTGCTTAACCGTACCTGCTTCGGCAAGTTAGATAATGACCTCGCATATTACGGGAAAACAGGTTGGTCAGAACGCATTCCCGCTTTGATTTTAACTGTGACTATTTTTGCTTTAGGAATTCAACCAAATTGGTTAGTACGTTGGATTGAACCAACTACTAATCGCTTAGTTGCTGCTATTAATACGAACGTTCAAGTAGCAACTAGCAAACCAATCAATTCGCATTTTTTAAATTTCCCTAAAAATGAAGAAGTTAAGGCTTTAGCTAGGGAAAAAGCGGGTTAA
- a CDS encoding CO2 hydration protein encodes MVQTTTETKTLLPPSQHEFADIIHRLEAGGSMLPDTPENLMQIIGIYKAYAVPMDFYWRDLLYIAERVFLNPLPFFKYFLPQSYLDLHNHYAGDDADLRIWRGEATVHPELLAFMEKGETFKMPKLFHHLWHDRINMEFAEACMRAMFWHGRDMGWGKFDAYLDTEEYKANADRAIKAYFKYNPAMLGLYKLFPEMFVEQVRQLSYYSNLGLFWEVMAPVFFEMSDLYDEGKLTTIPEAMNFLVNGIFAVAGRPIYHHAYIRGECYEIIPKSQGFTWLYEAALPYVEAVFYRTSPFRGTKSYNAQARQVPDDQKDFHYGILYADVFPVGTAGIPPTLLMDDMLHFLPPYLKEYYQQHCRGEADMLIQLGITFQRSMYNVTSAVIQALRQALLYPLDDSNPKHLQKNRQFFESQLERFKREEARLRNIQTPEYR; translated from the coding sequence ATGGTACAAACTACAACCGAAACCAAAACTTTATTACCTCCATCTCAACACGAATTTGCTGATATAATTCATCGGCTTGAAGCTGGTGGCTCGATGTTACCAGATACGCCAGAAAATCTAATGCAAATTATCGGCATTTATAAAGCTTATGCCGTACCAATGGATTTTTATTGGCGGGATTTACTTTATATCGCTGAACGAGTCTTTTTAAATCCTTTACCTTTCTTTAAATACTTCCTTCCTCAGTCATATTTAGATTTGCACAATCACTATGCAGGTGATGATGCAGACTTGCGAATTTGGCGAGGTGAAGCAACAGTCCATCCGGAACTTTTGGCATTTATGGAAAAGGGAGAAACCTTCAAAATGCCAAAGCTTTTCCATCATTTATGGCACGATCGCATCAATATGGAATTTGCTGAAGCTTGTATGCGGGCAATGTTTTGGCATGGTCGAGATATGGGTTGGGGTAAGTTTGATGCTTACTTAGATACCGAAGAATATAAAGCTAATGCCGATCGAGCAATTAAAGCTTATTTCAAGTACAATCCGGCGATGTTGGGATTGTATAAATTGTTCCCAGAAATGTTCGTTGAACAAGTTAGGCAGTTATCTTATTATTCTAATTTGGGATTGTTTTGGGAAGTGATGGCTCCGGTTTTCTTTGAAATGTCGGATCTCTATGATGAAGGTAAGTTAACGACAATTCCTGAAGCCATGAATTTCCTGGTTAACGGGATTTTTGCGGTTGCAGGTCGTCCGATTTATCATCATGCTTATATTCGCGGTGAATGCTACGAAATTATCCCTAAATCTCAAGGTTTTACCTGGTTGTATGAAGCAGCATTACCTTATGTAGAAGCTGTATTTTATCGGACTTCTCCCTTTCGAGGTACTAAGTCATACAATGCCCAAGCAAGACAAGTACCTGACGACCAAAAAGACTTTCATTATGGCATTTTATATGCAGATGTTTTTCCGGTGGGAACTGCTGGTATTCCCCCAACATTGTTAATGGATGATATGCTTCATTTTTTGCCGCCTTATCTGAAGGAATATTACCAGCAACATTGTCGCGGTGAAGCAGATATGCTCATCCAATTAGGGATTACTTTCCAACGTTCGATGTATAACGTAACTTCTGCGGTTATTCAAGCCTTGCGACAGGCTTTACTTTATCCTTTGGACGATTCTAATCCCAAACATTTACAGAAAAATCGTCAATTTTTTGAATCACAATTGGAGAGATTTAAGCGCGAGGAAGCGCGTTTAAGAAATATTCAAACACCAGAATATCGCTAA
- a CDS encoding fasciclin domain-containing protein has protein sequence MPDIVDIAVSAGSFQSLVTAVKTANLVETLKSPGPFTVFAPNDEAFAKLPPGTVQTLLQNPPQLARILTYHVVSGKLMQADLAKVDSVISVEGSPISIDCSDSFEVKNASVIAADIEADNGVIHVIDNVILMG, from the coding sequence ATGCCTGATATTGTTGATATTGCAGTTAGCGCTGGTTCTTTCCAAAGTTTAGTAACAGCAGTTAAAACAGCCAACTTGGTAGAAACCTTAAAAAGTCCTGGACCTTTCACCGTTTTTGCTCCCAATGACGAAGCCTTCGCTAAACTTCCACCGGGAACCGTACAAACACTTTTGCAAAATCCTCCTCAGCTTGCCCGTATTTTAACCTATCATGTCGTATCTGGCAAATTAATGCAAGCTGACCTAGCAAAAGTTGATTCTGTTATTTCGGTGGAAGGTTCGCCTATTTCTATCGACTGTTCTGATAGTTTTGAAGTGAAAAATGCTTCAGTAATTGCCGCAGATATTGAAGCCGATAATGGCGTAATTCACGTTATTGATAACGTTATTTTAATGGGTTAA
- a CDS encoding YihY/virulence factor BrkB family protein — protein MSWKTVWDLLKGTFAEWQYKQVSILASSIAYYAVFSLAPLVVITIRIVGAIFGEASAQDDIVDLAQSVVGVKGAGIIATAIANSQAASSNQSPLSLTVNVAILGYGASRVFVQMQRSLNRVWDVKPVPKRSIIHYLSKRLLSFVMVLIIACLLIFSFAVNTFVSYSLSVFDANIPGIDYLWTIVNSLLSVCLITLLVTLIYQILPDTKVKWRDAIVGAIATAILFVTGQFLFGLFLGKSDLGSVYGVAGSLVIFITWVYFSAHIFLLGAEFTQVYARKRGSPILPAPHAVSIYPYSNTKNDSETQSQRESQHLNYQAAFVGCYEYILQLWRRLKRKLRG, from the coding sequence GTGAGTTGGAAGACAGTTTGGGATCTGCTCAAGGGAACGTTTGCTGAATGGCAATATAAGCAAGTAAGTATTTTAGCATCGTCGATCGCTTACTATGCTGTATTTTCCCTCGCACCGCTAGTGGTAATTACGATCCGAATTGTCGGTGCTATTTTTGGGGAAGCATCAGCACAGGATGACATTGTTGATTTAGCACAAAGTGTTGTTGGTGTCAAAGGTGCGGGAATTATTGCTACAGCGATCGCTAATAGTCAAGCAGCTAGTAGCAATCAAAGTCCGTTGAGTTTAACAGTTAATGTTGCTATTCTTGGTTATGGTGCTTCGCGGGTTTTCGTGCAAATGCAACGATCGCTTAATCGGGTTTGGGATGTAAAACCAGTACCAAAACGCAGTATAATTCACTATCTTAGCAAGCGATTATTGTCGTTTGTGATGGTATTAATAATTGCTTGTTTGCTGATTTTTTCTTTTGCGGTTAATACTTTTGTCAGCTATTCTCTCAGTGTTTTTGATGCTAATATTCCTGGTATAGACTATCTTTGGACAATTGTTAACTCGCTACTTTCAGTTTGTTTAATTACGCTGTTAGTAACTTTAATTTACCAAATTTTACCTGACACAAAGGTGAAATGGCGCGATGCAATTGTTGGCGCGATCGCTACTGCTATTTTGTTTGTAACGGGACAATTTTTGTTTGGTTTATTTTTAGGAAAATCTGACTTAGGATCTGTGTATGGTGTTGCAGGTTCGTTAGTAATTTTTATCACTTGGGTTTATTTCTCAGCCCACATTTTTTTACTAGGTGCAGAATTTACTCAAGTTTATGCGAGAAAACGCGGTTCGCCGATCCTCCCCGCACCTCATGCAGTTAGTATTTATCCTTATTCTAACACAAAAAATGATTCTGAGACTCAGTCTCAACGTGAATCTCAACATCTAAATTACCAGGCGGCTTTTGTCGGCTGCTATGAATATATACTGCAATTATGGCGGCGTTTAAAAAGAAAGTTGCG